Proteins co-encoded in one Streptomyces sp. SLBN-31 genomic window:
- a CDS encoding GAF domain-containing protein — MSQRSDLRQRRAALEGEWSRTVSLVKSTGSAPSGHEGLRHEVADSWVRSLGSVDPARDSAPAADDGTVRNRWTDSLLRRPVDALSDELRSVADDAGFVAAVTDESGTIMWTCAGQDMLRRAERVNFAPGGRWNEQAMGTNALSLALRTGRPSTVFSAEHLVAALHGWVCYGAPIHGPDGRILGVLDLSTTWDRSHPLAMSTVRGLASAIEAGLRAGLPAGPRDDVPQVRLTCMGEEKATRGGALLALRPRQLEILTLLALEPDGFSSERLRDALYGDRPVTASTFKAEISHLRRALGGGIAARRYALTAPVSCDAVDVLRALERGDTDTALRLYRGPLLPRSEAPGIEEWRTRLEVAVREAVLASASAEHALRYGERAPYDAEVHEHALRLIGPGDARRAIAVGRLTTALR; from the coding sequence ATGTCACAGCGCAGTGACCTTCGGCAGCGCAGGGCCGCACTCGAGGGTGAGTGGTCCCGGACGGTGTCGCTGGTGAAATCCACGGGCTCGGCGCCGAGCGGCCACGAGGGGCTGCGCCATGAGGTGGCCGACTCCTGGGTGCGCTCCCTTGGCAGCGTGGACCCGGCCCGGGACAGCGCGCCGGCCGCCGACGACGGCACGGTCCGGAACCGCTGGACCGACTCGCTGCTGCGCCGGCCGGTCGACGCCCTCTCCGACGAGCTGCGCAGCGTCGCCGACGACGCCGGTTTCGTCGCCGCGGTCACCGACGAGTCGGGAACGATCATGTGGACCTGCGCCGGTCAGGACATGCTCCGGCGAGCCGAGCGGGTCAACTTCGCCCCAGGGGGCCGCTGGAACGAGCAGGCCATGGGCACCAACGCCCTGTCCCTGGCGCTGCGCACCGGCCGCCCCAGCACCGTCTTCTCGGCCGAACACCTGGTGGCCGCGCTGCACGGCTGGGTCTGTTACGGCGCGCCGATCCACGGACCCGACGGGCGCATCCTCGGCGTCCTGGACCTGTCCACCACCTGGGACCGCTCACACCCTCTGGCCATGTCCACGGTGCGCGGTCTGGCGTCCGCCATCGAGGCCGGGCTCCGCGCCGGACTGCCGGCCGGGCCCCGGGACGACGTGCCCCAGGTGCGGCTGACCTGCATGGGCGAGGAGAAAGCCACGCGCGGGGGCGCTCTGCTCGCTCTGCGCCCCCGGCAACTGGAGATCCTCACCCTCCTCGCTCTGGAACCGGACGGCTTCTCCTCGGAGCGGCTGCGCGACGCCCTGTACGGCGACCGGCCCGTGACCGCCTCCACGTTCAAGGCGGAGATCTCGCATCTGCGCCGGGCCCTCGGCGGCGGCATCGCCGCCCGCCGCTACGCACTCACCGCACCGGTCTCCTGCGACGCCGTCGATGTGCTGCGCGCGCTGGAGCGGGGTGACACGGACACGGCTCTGCGCCTCTACCGTGGTCCGCTGCTCCCTCGTTCCGAGGCTCCTGGCATCGAGGAGTGGCGCACTCGTCTGGAGGTGGCCGTACGGGAGGCGGTCCTGGCGAGCGCCAGTGCGGAGCACGCTTTGCGCTACGGCGAGCGGGCGCCGTACGACGCCGAGGTGCACGAGCACGCACTGCGCCTGATAGGTCCGGGTGACGCCCGCCGGGCGATCGCGGTCGGCCGGCTCACCACCGCCCTGCGCTGA
- a CDS encoding iron-containing alcohol dehydrogenase, with product MSLTSGAMVTSGIDPSADWSRDEHHGELLGPQETGTEALRQSARMAKFHVPEVLFGPGSLSELGHCALRLGGRRPFLVTDPGLIEAGWVDEAVGHLRRVGLRPVVWHDVTPNPKDHEVEAGFQRYAASGCDVIVGVGGGSVIDAAKGVAILSSNGGRILDYEGVDRVGRPIPPTVMVPSTSGTGADVSQFAVITDTAEHIKITIVSRTLVPEISVIDPRLLTTMPGWLNAATGLDALTHAIEAFVSRAHNPLTDIHALHAVELITRNLVRTQVRPKDFAARLAMAQAALEAGMAFTNAILGATHAMSHQVGGLLDAPHGVVNGVLLPHVIRFNAEARPQRFVALGTAAGIATEGVPPREVAARLADQVRALADDVGVPKGLAGLGVTESDVPVLARTTLKDACMATNPRDVDVRDVEALFREAL from the coding sequence ATGTCGCTCACCTCCGGTGCCATGGTGACCAGCGGTATTGACCCGAGTGCCGACTGGAGCCGTGACGAGCACCACGGCGAACTCCTGGGGCCGCAGGAGACGGGCACCGAGGCTCTCCGGCAGTCCGCCAGGATGGCCAAGTTCCATGTGCCCGAGGTTCTCTTCGGGCCCGGCTCGCTGAGCGAGCTCGGTCACTGCGCGCTCAGGCTAGGCGGCCGTCGGCCGTTCCTCGTCACCGACCCGGGGCTGATCGAGGCGGGCTGGGTGGACGAGGCGGTGGGCCATCTGCGCAGGGTCGGCCTGCGGCCCGTCGTCTGGCACGACGTGACACCCAATCCCAAGGACCACGAGGTCGAGGCCGGCTTCCAGCGGTACGCGGCCAGCGGATGCGACGTGATCGTGGGTGTGGGCGGGGGTTCCGTCATCGACGCGGCCAAGGGCGTGGCGATCCTGTCCAGCAACGGCGGGCGCATCCTCGACTACGAGGGCGTGGACCGGGTCGGCCGGCCGATTCCGCCCACCGTGATGGTGCCCTCCACCTCGGGAACCGGGGCGGACGTGTCGCAGTTCGCCGTCATCACGGACACCGCCGAGCACATCAAGATCACCATCGTGAGCCGCACTCTGGTGCCGGAGATCTCGGTCATCGACCCGCGCCTGCTGACCACCATGCCGGGCTGGCTCAACGCGGCGACGGGCCTGGACGCCCTGACCCACGCCATCGAGGCGTTCGTGTCCCGGGCGCACAACCCGCTGACGGACATCCACGCACTCCACGCGGTGGAACTGATCACCCGGAATCTGGTGCGCACCCAGGTGCGGCCCAAGGACTTCGCCGCCCGGCTCGCGATGGCACAGGCCGCGCTGGAGGCCGGCATGGCCTTCACGAACGCGATCCTCGGGGCGACGCACGCGATGAGCCACCAGGTCGGCGGCCTGCTGGACGCCCCGCACGGCGTGGTCAACGGCGTGCTGCTGCCGCACGTCATCCGGTTCAACGCCGAGGCGCGGCCGCAGCGGTTCGTCGCACTCGGGACGGCGGCGGGCATCGCGACCGAGGGCGTACCACCCCGCGAGGTGGCCGCCCGGCTCGCGGACCAGGTGCGCGCGCTGGCGGACGACGTCGGTGTCCCCAAGGGCCTGGCCGGCCTCGGGGTCACGGAGTCCGACGTGCCCGTACTGGCCCGCACCACGCTGAAGGACGCCTGTATGGCGACCAACCCCAGGGATGTCGACGTGCGGGACGTCGAGGCACTGTTCCGCGAGGCTCTGTGA
- a CDS encoding MadS family sensor histidine kinase, translating to MSVPEQPGHAPDLGVLTGLRSGKRSYYPAYVRSTERLERTVEALDGISRALVRTAEGPRALVEAVVRTAAEHLQARWLLLAVADGALRAARPRFLLYADDVLIDDETHVPAEVREHLRVLRTRPWEAASPHNGPGWVRAPMTLDGEPVGGIAAQPGAGVEVADTDLAILRVLANQAAVAVHNTFLFHAAATLRGRTEELSEAAERQARDLAARKAELAETQARLLDAMQRQALDDERRRIARELHDSVTQYVLSAGMTVEVCRAELESLGGRAKEIAEQLAGAKDLNRQAVERLRAAIYALHRTSQEPAGPLPVMLERLSTVHLTTDLDVRVRVDGSPLPLPGEAEQSLLRLTGEALFNSATHGRAGRALVRLRYLPGSVVLTVSDDGGGDPAQLRRALRLARATDLSGRHRGLANMLARTEELGGRLSIRRSRMGGVLLRADIPLPVPEQRGERR from the coding sequence GTGAGCGTCCCCGAACAGCCCGGACACGCCCCCGACCTGGGGGTGCTCACCGGCCTGCGGTCGGGCAAGCGCTCGTACTACCCGGCCTACGTGCGCTCCACCGAGCGGCTGGAGCGGACAGTGGAGGCGCTCGACGGCATCTCCCGGGCCCTGGTGCGGACGGCGGAGGGGCCGCGTGCCCTGGTCGAAGCGGTCGTACGGACCGCGGCCGAGCACCTGCAGGCGCGCTGGCTGCTGCTGGCCGTGGCCGACGGCGCCCTGCGCGCGGCCCGGCCGCGCTTCCTGCTGTACGCCGACGACGTACTGATCGACGACGAGACCCATGTGCCCGCCGAGGTGCGCGAACATCTGCGCGTGCTGCGCACCCGGCCGTGGGAGGCCGCAAGCCCGCACAACGGACCCGGGTGGGTGCGTGCGCCGATGACCCTGGACGGCGAACCGGTCGGCGGGATCGCGGCGCAGCCCGGCGCCGGCGTCGAGGTGGCGGACACCGACCTGGCGATCCTCAGGGTCCTTGCCAACCAGGCCGCCGTCGCCGTGCACAACACGTTCCTCTTCCACGCGGCGGCCACCCTGCGCGGGCGGACGGAGGAACTGTCCGAGGCGGCCGAGCGGCAGGCCCGTGACCTGGCGGCACGCAAGGCCGAGCTGGCCGAGACCCAGGCCCGGCTCCTCGACGCGATGCAACGGCAGGCCCTGGACGACGAGCGGCGCCGCATCGCCCGTGAACTGCACGACAGTGTCACCCAGTACGTGCTCAGCGCGGGTATGACCGTCGAGGTGTGCCGGGCCGAACTGGAGTCGCTCGGCGGGCGGGCCAAGGAGATCGCCGAGCAGCTGGCCGGCGCCAAGGATCTCAACCGGCAGGCGGTGGAACGCCTGCGTGCCGCCATCTACGCGCTGCACCGCACCTCGCAGGAGCCCGCGGGCCCGCTCCCCGTGATGCTCGAACGGCTCTCCACGGTGCATCTGACCACGGACCTCGACGTGCGGGTGCGCGTGGACGGCAGCCCACTGCCGCTACCGGGCGAGGCCGAGCAGTCGCTGCTCCGGCTGACCGGCGAGGCCCTGTTCAACTCCGCCACGCACGGCAGGGCCGGCCGGGCACTGGTCCGACTGCGGTACCTGCCCGGCTCCGTCGTGCTGACCGTCTCCGACGACGGCGGCGGCGACCCGGCCCAACTGCGCCGCGCCCTGCGGCTCGCCCGGGCCACCGACCTGTCCGGTCGCCACCGGGGACTGGCCAACATGCTCGCCAGGACGGAGGAGCTGGGCGGCAGACTGTCCATCCGCCGCTCACGCATGGGAGGCGTCCTGCTGCGAGCCGACATCCCGCTGCCGGTGCCCGAACAACGAGGAGAGCGCCGATGA
- a CDS encoding MadR family response regulator transcription factor, with translation MTSEQQTTAPAAAQRIVLVDDHAIVRHGVRSILERESDLEVVGEASTAAEAAAVVERTKPSIVLLDLKLSTGTDTEGLDLCARLTERHPGLAVLVLTTFLDDSLVVEAIQHGARGYVVKDVDTTELLRSIRAVARNESAFDSHAAAAMVRAMRVQPEQPRFTEREVMVLKLLARGLSNRDIGAELYISETTVKFHVRNVMRKMDANSRAEVVYEAGKMGVI, from the coding sequence ATGACCAGCGAGCAGCAGACGACGGCCCCCGCGGCGGCCCAGCGGATCGTTCTGGTGGACGACCATGCGATCGTCCGCCACGGGGTGCGCTCCATCCTGGAGCGGGAGAGCGACCTGGAAGTGGTCGGAGAGGCGAGTACGGCAGCCGAAGCGGCCGCCGTCGTCGAACGGACGAAACCGTCCATCGTGCTGCTGGACCTGAAGCTGTCGACCGGGACCGACACCGAGGGCTTGGACCTGTGCGCCCGGCTGACCGAGCGGCATCCGGGGCTGGCGGTGCTGGTTCTCACCACCTTCCTCGACGACTCCCTGGTGGTGGAGGCGATCCAGCACGGCGCCCGCGGCTACGTCGTCAAGGACGTCGACACCACCGAACTGCTGCGCTCCATCCGTGCCGTGGCCCGCAACGAGAGCGCCTTCGACTCGCACGCCGCCGCGGCGATGGTGCGCGCCATGCGCGTGCAGCCCGAGCAGCCCAGATTCACCGAACGCGAGGTAATGGTCCTGAAGCTGCTCGCCCGAGGGTTGAGCAACCGGGACATCGGGGCCGAGCTGTACATCTCGGAGACGACGGTGAAGTTCCACGTCCGCAACGTCATGCGCAAGATGGACGCGAACAGCCGCGCGGAAGTCGTGTACGAGGCGGGCAAGATGGGCGTGATCTGA